Proteins from a genomic interval of Polaribacter sp. Q13:
- a CDS encoding DNA mismatch repair protein MutS, producing MKNPFDFYSEIKLELEKEATLLKKKSINLSVFRFGVFLTTCFLIYLTFGRYPDVFIIAFLGILLFGFLVVKHVSLQRERAIIKAKININKTELQVLNREFHHLESGEEFVNPMHYYSNDIDLFGVGSFFQYLNRTVTSEGKKLLANTFTENKTNEIVEKQNTIKELATKVKWRQHFAALASLITTKDTSGFIVSWVQNYTAVLPTFLKGIQLVFSVLSIVFIGLVSFGFLSFTYLVIWFFIGLFISAAFVKKTSNLYADTDKVRETFKQYHVLLNEIEGEGFSATILKEKQAIINSEDKKASTIFKEFSKVLDAFDQRNNLVIAFFGNGFFLLDIRNAVNVEKWITNYKHTVDKWFSVVAFFDAQNSLANFHFNHTKFVFPEITGDKEVVEATNLGHPLLDAIKRIDNDFTINKEEFFIVTGANMAGKSTFLRTISLSIVMANCGLPVCAENFKYSPIKLITSMRTTDSLTEDESYFYSELKRLKFIVDEIKTTDYFIILDEILKGTNSKDKAIGSKKFVEKLTKSKSTGIIATHDVSLCELENEFTDIKNYYFDAEIIDDELYFDYTLKNGICKNMNASFLLQKMEII from the coding sequence ATGAAAAATCCTTTTGATTTTTATAGTGAAATAAAGTTAGAGTTAGAAAAAGAAGCAACCCTTTTAAAAAAGAAATCTATAAACCTAAGTGTTTTTAGGTTTGGAGTCTTTTTAACTACCTGTTTTTTAATATATCTAACATTTGGTAGATACCCAGATGTTTTTATTATTGCTTTTTTAGGTATTTTACTATTTGGTTTTTTAGTTGTAAAACACGTTAGTTTACAAAGAGAAAGAGCCATCATAAAAGCTAAGATTAACATCAATAAAACAGAATTACAAGTTTTAAATAGAGAGTTTCATCATTTAGAATCTGGTGAAGAATTTGTAAATCCAATGCATTATTATAGCAATGATATCGATTTATTTGGTGTTGGTTCTTTTTTTCAATACTTAAATAGAACGGTTACTTCGGAAGGAAAGAAACTACTTGCAAATACGTTTACGGAAAATAAAACGAATGAAATTGTAGAGAAGCAAAACACCATAAAGGAATTAGCAACAAAAGTAAAATGGAGGCAACATTTTGCTGCTTTGGCAAGCTTAATCACCACAAAAGATACGTCTGGTTTTATTGTAAGTTGGGTTCAGAATTACACAGCTGTTCTGCCTACGTTTTTAAAGGGAATTCAACTTGTTTTTTCTGTGCTTTCAATAGTGTTTATCGGTTTGGTTTCTTTCGGTTTTCTTTCTTTTACTTATTTAGTAATTTGGTTTTTTATTGGCCTTTTTATCAGTGCGGCCTTTGTTAAAAAAACCAGTAATTTATATGCCGATACAGATAAAGTAAGAGAAACTTTTAAGCAATATCATGTGTTGTTAAATGAAATTGAAGGAGAAGGATTTTCGGCAACCATTTTAAAGGAAAAACAAGCAATTATAAATTCTGAAGATAAAAAAGCTTCAACTATTTTTAAAGAATTTTCTAAAGTTTTAGATGCTTTCGATCAACGTAATAATCTTGTAATTGCATTTTTTGGAAATGGATTCTTTCTACTCGATATTAGAAATGCAGTTAATGTAGAAAAATGGATTACTAATTACAAACACACGGTAGATAAATGGTTTTCTGTTGTTGCTTTTTTCGATGCTCAGAATTCGTTGGCAAACTTTCACTTTAATCATACAAAATTTGTTTTTCCAGAAATTACAGGTGATAAAGAAGTGGTCGAAGCTACTAATTTAGGACATCCGTTGTTAGATGCAATAAAAAGAATTGACAACGATTTTACGATTAACAAAGAAGAATTTTTTATTGTTACTGGTGCAAATATGGCGGGTAAAAGTACTTTTTTAAGAACTATTTCTTTGTCTATTGTAATGGCAAATTGTGGTTTGCCTGTTTGTGCAGAAAATTTTAAATATTCGCCAATTAAGCTGATTACAAGTATGCGAACTACAGATTCTTTAACGGAAGATGAGTCGTACTTTTATTCTGAATTAAAACGTTTAAAATTTATTGTTGATGAAATTAAAACGACAGATTATTTTATCATTTTAGACGAAATTTTAAAGGGAACCAACAGTAAAGACAAGGCAATTGGTTCTAAAAAGTTTGTTGAAAAATTGACAAAATCGAAATCTACAGGAATCATTGCAACACACGATGTGAGTTTATGTGAATTAGAAAATGAGTTTACAGATATTAAAAATTACTATTTCGATGCAGAAATTATAGATGACGAATTGTATTTCGATTATACCTTAAAAAACGGTATTTGTAAAAACATGAATGCATCTTTTTTGCTGCAGAAAATGGAAATTATTTAG
- a CDS encoding HesA/MoeB/ThiF family protein — MSITKNQLFKRQITLSEIGEVGQQKLQNAAVLVVGCGGLGSPIAVYLAASGIGKIHLVDFDTIDISNLHRQVFYALDDVDKPKAAVLSEFLKKRAPFTEVTFTNKPITKENVFELILQFDIIVDGTDSLPTKYLLNDACVIKNKPLVYGSLYKFDGYVASFNVLQQDGTYSANLRDAFPKMATDVPNCSEAGTMNSIVGLIAAQQVNEVLKLITGIGKPLANELLIYNSLQNTQLKMKLKPTVLKDKIANLFKIQTYFDIACSIQNSDWQISSVELKERLGDTNLELIAVLPNLQLPFDVHQTIPIQEFDVDKIEIDFNKTYVMVCQRGMNSYRATKMLKNKYPALNVLSLSGGISAYK; from the coding sequence ATGAGTATCACAAAAAATCAACTTTTTAAGCGTCAAATTACTTTATCTGAAATAGGTGAAGTTGGGCAACAAAAACTACAAAACGCTGCTGTTTTGGTGGTTGGTTGTGGCGGATTAGGTAGTCCGATTGCGGTGTATTTAGCCGCAAGCGGAATTGGAAAAATACATTTGGTAGATTTTGATACTATCGATATATCTAACTTGCACAGACAAGTGTTTTATGCTCTAGATGATGTAGATAAACCAAAAGCAGCCGTTTTATCAGAATTTTTAAAAAAAAGAGCACCTTTTACAGAAGTTACTTTTACCAACAAACCAATTACCAAAGAAAATGTTTTTGAGCTGATTTTACAGTTTGATATTATTGTAGATGGTACAGATTCTTTACCCACAAAATACTTGTTAAATGATGCTTGTGTCATCAAAAACAAACCTTTGGTCTATGGATCTTTGTATAAGTTCGATGGTTATGTGGCAAGTTTTAATGTGTTACAGCAAGACGGAACGTATTCCGCAAATTTAAGAGACGCTTTTCCTAAAATGGCAACGGATGTACCTAATTGTTCCGAAGCAGGAACCATGAACTCTATTGTTGGTTTAATTGCTGCACAACAAGTAAATGAAGTTTTAAAGTTGATAACGGGAATTGGAAAACCGTTAGCAAATGAATTATTGATTTACAATTCGTTGCAAAATACACAGTTAAAAATGAAATTAAAACCAACCGTTTTAAAAGATAAGATTGCTAATTTATTTAAAATACAAACCTATTTTGATATTGCTTGCTCTATTCAAAATTCTGATTGGCAAATTTCATCAGTAGAGTTAAAGGAAAGATTAGGAGATACAAATTTAGAATTGATCGCAGTTTTACCAAATCTACAATTACCTTTTGATGTTCATCAAACAATTCCTATTCAAGAATTTGATGTAGATAAAATAGAGATTGATTTTAATAAAACCTATGTTATGGTTTGCCAAAGAGGGATGAATAGTTACCGAGCAACAAAAATGTTAAAGAATAAATATCCAGCACTAAACGTTTTAAGTTTGTCTGGTGGGATTTCAGCTTATAAGTAA
- a CDS encoding SemiSWEET family sugar transporter → MIDFHEIIGLVAAVFTTTSFLPQVFKTYKTKDTSGLSLSMYIIFFTGVILWLIYGIYINSLSIILANIITASLTLYLLLMKIKYK, encoded by the coding sequence ATGATTGATTTTCATGAGATTATTGGTTTAGTGGCAGCAGTTTTTACAACAACATCATTTTTGCCACAAGTTTTTAAAACATATAAAACTAAAGATACTTCCGGACTTTCTTTGTCCATGTATATCATTTTTTTTACGGGAGTAATTTTATGGTTAATTTATGGTATTTACATAAACAGTTTATCTATCATTTTAGCCAATATAATTACGGCATCCTTAACTTTATATTTGTTACTCATGAAAATAAAGTATAAATAA
- a CDS encoding class I tRNA ligase family protein yields the protein MQYNHLDIEKKWQKFWAENQTFKASNESEKPKYYVLDMFPYPSGAGLHVGHPLGYIASDIYARYKRHKGFNVLHPQGYDSFGLPAEQYAIQTGQHPAKTTEENVATYRRQLDTIGFSFDWSREVRTSSPEYYKWTQWIFIQLFNSWYNKDSDKAEDISTLEKIFKKEGNGTVNAVCDEEIKTFSADEWKVFTKVEQEEILLQYRLTFLSDTEVNWCPALGTVLANDEIVNGVSERGSHPVVRKKMTQWSMRISAYAQRLLDGLEKIDWPQPLKDSQTNWIGRSQGAMVTFNVDNGAKNTSSEVKLSYKELEALKELRQNLSKAETTLWNELKNKKGASKFRKKYTIGTFLVDYVCLAKNLIVEFSGKEDEEARTAFFNNESFNVVRFKNEEVVENVLKVVAAINTAIQFPKKIEKSVETEVIVKDEKSYKIDVFTTRPDTIYGVSFMTLAPEHELVSKITTDAQKAEVEAYITATAKRSERDRMADVKTISGAFTGAYAIHPFSGEKVQIWIGDYVLANYGTGAVMAVPCGDQRDYDFAKHFGIPIPNIFEGVDISEEAHTGKDGTKIANSDFLSGLKYKKALKLAIFEMEKRGFGYGKINYRLRDAVFSRQRYWGEPFPVYYKDGMPQMIDAEHLPIVLPEVEKYLPTEDGKPPLGNATEWAWDSRGKKVVSNDKLKNKTVYPLELNTMPGWAGSSWYFNRYMDATNSNEFASKENLDYWKEVDLYIGGSEHATGHLLYARFWQKFLFDKGIVPVDEFAKKLINQGMILGTSAFVYKATAFVKNGCGCSDEKSMDDVLEKIPTVFVSKNAFNSDDEFETVVKNHLLDNKFLDPNFADLVMITKTALHADVSLVNASDELDVDGFKNHALNADYKNAEFVLEDGAYKVGREVEKMSKSKYNVVNPDAICEEYGADSLRLFEMFLGPLEQAKPWKTSGISGVSSFLKKLWKLYFNGDNFEVSDAAPTKDELKTLHKTIKKVEDDIENFSFNTSVSTFMIAVNELTALKCNKRAILEPLVILVSPYAPHIAEELWSLLGNKESISTADFPVFEASHLVESAKNYPISFNGKMRFTLELPLDLSKEEIEKIVMENEKTIAQLDGKAPKKVIIVPGKIINIVI from the coding sequence ATGCAATATAATCACTTAGATATAGAAAAGAAATGGCAAAAATTTTGGGCAGAAAACCAAACTTTTAAAGCCAGTAATGAATCGGAGAAACCTAAATATTATGTGTTAGATATGTTTCCTTATCCATCCGGAGCAGGTTTACACGTTGGGCATCCTTTAGGATATATCGCTAGTGACATTTATGCGCGTTACAAACGTCATAAAGGTTTTAATGTATTGCATCCACAAGGATATGATTCTTTTGGTTTGCCAGCAGAACAATATGCAATTCAAACAGGACAACATCCTGCAAAAACTACAGAAGAAAACGTTGCAACGTATAGAAGACAATTAGATACTATTGGTTTTTCTTTCGATTGGAGCAGAGAAGTGAGAACTTCTAGTCCGGAATATTATAAATGGACTCAGTGGATTTTTATTCAATTGTTTAATTCTTGGTACAATAAAGATTCAGACAAAGCAGAAGATATTTCTACTTTAGAAAAAATCTTTAAAAAAGAAGGAAATGGAACTGTAAACGCAGTTTGTGATGAAGAAATTAAAACTTTTTCTGCGGATGAATGGAAAGTATTTACAAAAGTAGAACAAGAAGAAATTTTATTACAATACCGTTTAACATTTTTGTCTGATACAGAAGTAAATTGGTGTCCTGCTTTAGGAACCGTTTTAGCAAATGACGAAATTGTAAACGGAGTATCAGAAAGAGGAAGCCATCCTGTTGTTCGTAAAAAGATGACACAATGGTCTATGCGTATTTCTGCATATGCACAACGTCTTTTAGACGGATTAGAAAAAATTGATTGGCCACAACCTTTAAAAGACTCTCAAACCAATTGGATTGGAAGATCTCAAGGAGCAATGGTTACTTTTAATGTTGATAATGGTGCTAAAAATACATCTTCTGAAGTAAAATTATCTTACAAAGAATTAGAAGCATTAAAAGAATTAAGACAAAATTTATCGAAAGCAGAAACAACGCTTTGGAATGAATTAAAAAATAAAAAAGGAGCTTCAAAATTCAGAAAAAAATATACAATTGGTACCTTTTTGGTAGATTATGTTTGTTTAGCTAAAAACTTAATTGTTGAATTTTCTGGTAAAGAAGATGAAGAAGCAAGAACAGCATTTTTTAACAATGAAAGTTTTAATGTTGTTCGTTTTAAAAACGAAGAAGTAGTTGAAAATGTATTAAAAGTTGTTGCTGCAATTAATACAGCAATTCAGTTTCCAAAAAAGATTGAAAAATCAGTAGAAACAGAAGTAATTGTAAAAGACGAGAAATCTTACAAAATTGATGTCTTTACAACACGTCCAGATACTATTTATGGAGTAAGTTTTATGACATTGGCTCCAGAACATGAGTTAGTTTCTAAAATTACAACAGATGCTCAAAAAGCAGAAGTTGAAGCATACATTACCGCTACAGCAAAACGTAGTGAACGTGATAGAATGGCAGATGTAAAAACCATTTCTGGTGCTTTTACAGGTGCGTATGCAATTCATCCTTTTTCTGGTGAAAAGGTTCAAATTTGGATTGGAGATTATGTGTTAGCCAATTATGGAACAGGAGCAGTTATGGCTGTGCCTTGTGGAGATCAGCGTGATTACGATTTTGCAAAACATTTCGGAATTCCGATTCCTAATATTTTTGAAGGTGTAGATATTTCTGAAGAAGCACATACCGGAAAAGACGGAACAAAGATTGCAAATTCAGATTTTTTATCAGGATTAAAATATAAAAAAGCATTAAAATTAGCCATTTTCGAAATGGAAAAACGTGGCTTTGGTTACGGAAAAATAAACTATAGATTAAGAGACGCTGTTTTTAGTAGACAACGTTATTGGGGAGAACCTTTCCCAGTATATTACAAAGACGGAATGCCGCAAATGATTGACGCAGAACATTTGCCAATCGTATTGCCAGAAGTAGAAAAATACTTGCCAACTGAAGATGGAAAACCACCTTTAGGGAATGCAACAGAATGGGCTTGGGATTCTCGTGGAAAGAAAGTTGTTTCTAATGATAAGTTAAAAAACAAAACTGTTTATCCTTTAGAATTAAATACAATGCCTGGGTGGGCAGGTAGTTCTTGGTATTTTAACAGATACATGGATGCTACTAACTCTAATGAGTTTGCAAGCAAGGAAAACTTAGATTACTGGAAAGAAGTAGATTTATATATTGGAGGTTCTGAACATGCAACAGGGCATTTATTATACGCTCGTTTTTGGCAAAAATTCTTGTTCGATAAAGGAATTGTTCCTGTAGATGAGTTTGCTAAAAAACTGATTAATCAAGGAATGATTTTAGGAACTTCTGCTTTTGTTTACAAAGCAACAGCTTTTGTAAAGAATGGTTGTGGTTGTTCTGATGAAAAATCTATGGATGATGTTTTAGAGAAAATACCAACTGTATTTGTATCTAAAAATGCATTTAATTCTGATGATGAATTTGAAACGGTTGTTAAAAATCACTTATTAGATAATAAGTTTTTAGATCCTAATTTTGCAGATTTGGTAATGATTACTAAAACGGCTTTACATGCAGACGTTTCTTTAGTAAATGCATCTGATGAGTTAGATGTGGATGGTTTTAAAAATCATGCTTTAAATGCTGATTATAAAAATGCTGAGTTTGTTTTAGAAGACGGAGCTTATAAAGTAGGACGTGAAGTAGAAAAAATGTCTAAGTCTAAATACAATGTGGTAAACCCAGATGCTATTTGCGAAGAATATGGAGCAGATAGTTTACGTTTATTCGAAATGTTTTTAGGCCCTTTAGAACAAGCAAAACCTTGGAAAACTTCTGGTATTTCTGGAGTTTCATCTTTCTTAAAGAAATTATGGAAACTGTATTTTAACGGAGATAATTTTGAAGTTTCTGATGCCGCTCCAACAAAAGACGAGTTAAAAACATTACATAAAACCATTAAAAAAGTAGAAGACGATATCGAGAATTTCTCTTTTAATACATCTGTTTCTACCTTTATGATTGCTGTAAATGAATTAACTGCTTTAAAATGTAACAAACGTGCAATTTTAGAACCTTTAGTAATTCTAGTTTCTCCTTATGCACCTCACATTGCAGAAGAATTATGGAGTTTATTAGGAAATAAAGAATCTATTTCTACAGCAGATTTTCCTGTTTTTGAAGCAAGTCATTTAGTAGAAAGCGCTAAAAACTATCCGATTTCTTTTAACGGAAAAATGCGTTTTACGTTAGAACTTCCTTTAGATTTATCAAAAGAAGAAATAGAAAAAATAGTAATGGAAAACGAGAAAACAATTGCTCAATTAGATGGTAAAGCACCTAAAAAAGTAATTATTGTTCCTGGTAAAATTATAAACATAGTTATCTAA
- a CDS encoding DUF2911 domain-containing protein — protein sequence MKKSILSIAIFAITLISSTGINAQEFKGLDKSPMDGAAYPSSYKISDKVVKVTYGRPQLKGRELSKLAPVDKVWRTGANEAAEITFYKDVVFGGKEVKAGTYTLFTIPKAEGDWVVILSTAKNVWGSYFYKEDQDVVRVPGTVSTSDKNIEAFSMMFADDMTLKMGWANTIVSVSIK from the coding sequence ATGAAAAAATCTATTTTATCAATTGCAATTTTTGCAATTACATTAATTAGTTCAACAGGAATAAATGCGCAAGAATTTAAAGGTTTAGATAAAAGCCCAATGGATGGTGCTGCATACCCAAGTAGTTATAAAATTTCAGATAAAGTTGTAAAAGTAACTTACGGAAGACCACAGTTAAAAGGAAGAGAATTAAGTAAATTAGCTCCTGTAGATAAAGTTTGGAGAACTGGCGCAAATGAAGCTGCAGAAATTACTTTCTACAAAGATGTTGTTTTTGGTGGTAAGGAAGTAAAAGCAGGAACTTACACGTTATTTACTATTCCTAAAGCAGAAGGAGACTGGGTTGTAATTTTAAGTACAGCAAAAAATGTTTGGGGATCTTATTTTTATAAAGAAGACCAAGATGTTGTTAGAGTACCAGGTACGGTATCTACATCAGATAAAAACATCGAAGCATTTTCTATGATGTTTGCAGATGATATGACCTTAAAAATGGGATGGGCTAACACCATAGTTTCTGTTTCTATTAAATAA
- the infB gene encoding translation initiation factor IF-2, which produces MSVGKTMRLNKVLRELNISLDRAVEYLAGKGHEIESRPTTKITGDVYQVLLDGFEKDANKKAASKEVGEEKRKEKEAIRLEHEAKLEKKKAEETKKEEAKKEVVLKAKADKLELKTVGKIDIDNIGKKPSEKVEKVKVAPKEVVTEPKAEEPKVAETPVVEAKAEAPKVEEKPVDETPVVETPKVVKPEVKKTVSEIEKEVSKVGEKPKGKKDVSKTEEKAEEVTAENAEAIKTQYKKLDGPNFTGKKIDLKQFERPKKKKPEVKKDANADKKKRKRIVTKAGAPGSATARPSRPGQGNRGGARTGTRPPFNRGGRGAARPAAVKKEEPTEAEIQKQVRETLEKLQGKSSRGKGAKYRRNKRDAHREHSDAELEAQALDNKILKVTEFVTVSEVATMMEVPVTNIISACMSLGMMVTMNQRLDAETLVIVAEEFNHKVEFVGAEVEESIEEVVDKPEDLESRAPIITVMGHVDHGKTSLLDYIRKANVIEGESGGITQHIGAYSVKVGDQKIAFLDTPGHEAFTAMRARGAQVTDLVIIVVAADDDVMPQTKEAISHAQAAGVPIIFAINKIDKPNANPDNVKTQLSQMNLLIEEWGGNIQSQDISAKLGTGVPELLEKVLLEAEILELKANPNKNAVGAVVEALLDKGRGYVSTVLVQAGTLKIGDYLLAGKHSGKVRAMFDDKGTNLKVAGPSTPVSILGLDGAPQAGDKFVVFDDEREAKQIASKRSQLQREQSVRTQKTLTLDEIGRRIALGDFKELNIILKGDVDGSVEALTDSFQKLSTEEIQVNILHKGVGAITESDVLLASASDAIIVGFNVRPQGNARVVADREEVDIRTYSIIYAAINDLKDAMEGMLSPEMKEEVTGNVEIREIYKISKVGNIAGCMVMSGKIQRDSQIRIIRDGIVVHDGTLTALKRFKDDVREVTKGFDCGIQIKNYNDIEEGDVIEAYKEVAVKKKLK; this is translated from the coding sequence ATGTCTGTAGGCAAAACAATGAGGCTTAATAAAGTTTTAAGAGAATTAAACATTTCTCTTGATAGAGCAGTCGAATATTTAGCAGGTAAGGGTCACGAAATTGAATCGAGACCAACCACTAAAATTACGGGTGACGTCTATCAGGTTTTACTTGATGGCTTTGAAAAAGATGCAAATAAGAAAGCTGCATCTAAAGAAGTTGGAGAAGAAAAACGTAAGGAGAAAGAAGCTATTCGTTTAGAACATGAAGCTAAGTTAGAGAAGAAAAAAGCGGAAGAAACTAAAAAGGAAGAAGCTAAGAAGGAAGTGGTTTTAAAAGCCAAGGCAGATAAATTAGAACTTAAAACTGTAGGTAAAATCGATATTGATAATATTGGTAAAAAACCTTCAGAAAAAGTCGAAAAGGTAAAAGTAGCGCCCAAAGAGGTTGTTACAGAACCTAAAGCTGAAGAACCTAAAGTAGCAGAAACCCCAGTTGTAGAAGCGAAAGCTGAAGCACCAAAGGTGGAAGAAAAACCTGTTGATGAAACTCCTGTTGTTGAAACACCAAAAGTGGTAAAACCAGAGGTTAAAAAAACAGTTTCTGAAATAGAAAAAGAAGTTTCTAAAGTTGGTGAAAAACCAAAAGGGAAAAAAGACGTTTCTAAAACAGAAGAAAAGGCAGAAGAAGTTACTGCAGAGAATGCAGAAGCTATCAAAACTCAGTATAAGAAATTAGACGGCCCTAATTTTACAGGTAAGAAAATTGATTTAAAACAATTTGAAAGACCTAAGAAAAAGAAACCTGAAGTTAAAAAAGATGCAAACGCAGACAAAAAGAAACGTAAGCGTATTGTAACTAAAGCAGGAGCGCCAGGTTCTGCTACGGCAAGACCTAGTAGACCAGGTCAAGGTAATAGAGGTGGTGCTAGAACAGGTACTAGACCTCCTTTTAATAGAGGTGGACGAGGTGCAGCAAGACCAGCAGCAGTTAAGAAAGAAGAACCAACTGAAGCAGAAATTCAAAAACAAGTAAGAGAAACACTTGAGAAACTGCAAGGGAAATCTTCTAGAGGAAAAGGTGCAAAATACCGTAGAAATAAAAGAGATGCCCATAGAGAACATTCAGATGCTGAGTTAGAAGCTCAAGCATTAGACAACAAAATCTTAAAAGTAACAGAATTTGTTACGGTAAGTGAAGTTGCTACAATGATGGAGGTTCCGGTAACAAATATTATTTCTGCATGTATGTCTTTAGGAATGATGGTAACAATGAATCAGCGTTTAGACGCAGAAACATTAGTTATTGTTGCTGAAGAATTTAACCATAAAGTAGAATTTGTAGGTGCAGAAGTAGAAGAATCTATAGAAGAAGTAGTAGATAAACCAGAAGATTTAGAAAGTCGTGCACCAATTATTACGGTAATGGGTCACGTAGATCATGGTAAAACATCACTTTTAGATTATATTAGAAAAGCAAATGTTATTGAAGGCGAAAGCGGAGGAATTACACAGCATATTGGTGCGTACTCTGTAAAAGTTGGAGATCAAAAAATAGCATTTTTAGATACACCAGGTCACGAGGCGTTTACAGCGATGCGTGCACGTGGAGCTCAAGTAACGGATTTAGTTATTATTGTAGTTGCGGCAGATGATGATGTGATGCCGCAAACTAAAGAAGCAATTTCTCATGCGCAAGCTGCAGGAGTGCCAATTATATTTGCAATCAATAAGATTGATAAACCAAATGCGAATCCAGATAATGTAAAAACGCAGTTATCTCAAATGAATTTGTTGATAGAAGAATGGGGTGGTAACATACAATCTCAAGATATCTCAGCAAAACTTGGAACAGGTGTTCCAGAATTATTAGAGAAAGTTTTATTAGAAGCGGAAATTTTAGAATTGAAAGCTAATCCTAATAAAAATGCAGTTGGTGCAGTAGTGGAAGCATTATTAGATAAAGGTAGAGGATATGTTTCTACGGTATTAGTACAAGCCGGAACTTTAAAAATTGGAGATTACTTGTTAGCAGGGAAACACAGTGGTAAAGTAAGAGCAATGTTTGATGACAAAGGAACTAATTTAAAAGTTGCAGGTCCATCTACACCAGTATCTATTTTAGGTTTAGACGGAGCGCCACAAGCTGGAGACAAGTTTGTAGTATTTGATGATGAAAGAGAAGCAAAACAAATTGCCTCTAAACGTTCTCAATTACAACGAGAGCAATCTGTAAGAACTCAGAAAACATTAACCTTAGATGAAATTGGACGTAGAATTGCGTTAGGAGACTTTAAAGAATTAAACATAATCTTAAAAGGAGATGTAGATGGTTCTGTAGAAGCATTAACAGATTCTTTCCAAAAATTATCTACTGAAGAAATTCAAGTAAATATTTTACATAAAGGTGTTGGAGCCATTACAGAAAGTGATGTGTTATTAGCATCAGCATCAGACGCAATTATTGTTGGGTTTAATGTTCGTCCGCAAGGAAATGCTAGAGTGGTAGCAGATAGAGAAGAAGTAGATATTAGAACATATTCTATTATTTATGCAGCTATCAACGACTTAAAAGATGCCATGGAAGGAATGTTATCTCCGGAAATGAAAGAAGAGGTTACTGGTAATGTAGAAATTAGAGAAATCTATAAAATATCTAAAGTTGGTAACATTGCAGGTTGTATGGTAATGTCTGGTAAGATTCAGAGAGATTCTCAAATTAGAATTATTAGAGACGGAATTGTAGTGCACGACGGAACTTTAACAGCGTTAAAACGTTTTAAAGATGATGTTAGAGAAGTTACAAAAGGTTTCGATTGTGGTATTCAAATTAAAAACTACAATGATATCGAAGAAGGAGATGTAATTGAAGCTTACAAAGAAGTAGCAGTTAAGAAGAAATTGAAATAA